The region ACAGGACGACGCCTAATTCACGTCCAGATTTTTCCACGGATTGGGAAATCATAATTTCGGCGCAAGGAAGATCACGGATGATTACCAAGTACCGCTTCGCGCGACAACTTGTCACGACAGCAGCCTTGTTGGCGATCGCCACCCTGGGCGGAAACGTTCAGGCTCAGAACGAGGCCCCAGGCGTCAATTTCGAGGTCGCCTCTCCAAATCAGCGGTTGGAGATGATTGTCAACTCCAGCCGCATCTTTACCTTGGACGAGAAGATCCCCAAGGCACAAGTCAACAATCCTGAACTGATTCGGTTGACACCACTGTCACCGAACAAGATTCAGGTTTCCGCCCTCAAGCCTGGCGTTACCCAGGTCAACTTGTGGGCCGAAGATGGCAGCATCTTTACGGTCGACGTCATCGTCATCGGCGACGGTCGCGAACTGCAGATGCTGTTGGAAAGCGAATTTCCAAACGCTTCCATCAAAGTCCGTCCTTTGGCCAGCAGCGTGGTGCTGTCGGGGTTCGTCGATCGACCCGACGCCATCAGCCGCATCGTCCAGATGGCGGAAGACTATTACCCAAAAGTGATCAATAACATCACCGTCGGTGGTGTCCAGCAAGTCATGCTGAAAGTGAAACTGTACGAAGTCTCGCGTACCAAGCTGCGTACGATGGGCTTTGACTGGGCCGCATTCAGTGGGAACGACTTCATCGTCCAAAGCGTCAGCGGGATTATCTCCAGTGCTGCAACCGGTGGTGGTTCGATCGCCAGCAACGGTGCCGATACGGTCACCTTCGGGATCATGGGCGACAACAGCTCGTTCTTCGGGTTCGTTGAAGCATTGCGTCAGAACAACCTGGCCAAGTTGCTCTCGGAACCAACCATCAACGCCATGAGCGGTCGTCCGGCCAGCTTCCTGTCGGGTGGTGAAGTGCCAATTCAAGTCGCTTCCGGTCTCGGTACCACTTCGATCGAATTCAAAGAGTTCGGTACCCGCGTCGACGTGGTTCCCATCGTCCTGGGCAACGGCAACATCCGCTTGGAAGTTCGCCCTCTGGTTAGCGAAGTCGACTCCAGCCTGGCCGTGGACGGCACGCCTGGTTTCCGTACTCGTTGGGTCGATACGGCTGTCGAAATGAAGTCGGGCCAAACGTTCGCTCTGGCTGGTCTGATCCAGGAAAAGATCGAAACCGAAAACCGCGGTCTGCCTTATCTGGCCGACATTCCTTGGGCCGGTGCTGCATTCCGCCGAGTGCAAGATCGACGCAACGAAGTGGAACTGCTGATCATCGTCACGCCAGAACTGGTCGGTCCGCTGAATCCAGGCGAAGAACCATGTGCAATGCCTGGCACTTCGACCGCTCCGCTGAACGATACCGAACTGTACTGGCGAGGCTACATGGAAGTTCCTGCTTGCGGTCCTGGACCGTACGCCGACGGGGGCATGATCGGTCCAACGGGTCCGGCCATCATCGAGGGCGAAATGATCGAGCAGGGGACTCCCCTGATGGAAGTTCCTTCGCCCGCTTCGACTTCGGCTCCACGACTGGAACCAGGGATGCAAATGCGAAGCGTGCCGACTCCTTCAGGACCGCGTACCACTCCGGTTTCGATTCAGCCTAACCCAGGAGTGCGGCCTTCTTCGGGCCAATCGGCAGCACCCGTTCAACCGTCGGGACCGATGCCCGGCATGATCGGTCCTTCGGGTTACGACACGCTCGATTTTTAACACGAATGTCCTAATTGCATACTAGAATTCCCTCGAAGCCTATTTGAGGGAATTCTTTTCTTTTAGTCAGATGTGTTAGGAAAGTACGAATCGCTATGAGCAATGTATTACGAGTCGCCCTTGTCGATCCGAAGGACTCATCGCGAGAATCGTTAAAATCAACACTGCTGGGCATGGACATTGTCTGGCTGGAAGCAGAGTGCTCGCGCTACGAGTTCTTTGCTGACGTCGTCGGCCAAACGAACCCTGACATCGGGATCGTTTCGATTGACTCCGACCCGGACAAAGCGATCCGACTGATCCGAGAAGTCCACGAAAACACGCCTGATTGCAGCATCCTTGTCATCAGCGGTTCGACCGATGGTCAACTGATTCTGAAAGCGATGCGTGCCGGGGCGAAAGAGTTTCTGACCCAGCCGCTGTCGATCGAAGATCTCGTGAGCGCGCTAGAACGCATCGGCCATCATCGCTTTGGAAAAGGCGATTCCAAGTCGCGCGGGTGCAAAGTGATTACCGTTTGCGGAGCCACCGGTGGCGTTGGCTCGACCAGCATGGCGGTGAATCTCGGTTGTATCCTTGCCGCTCAAGAACAAAACAACGTCGCGCTGATCGACTTGGACTTGGCCCTGGGCGATAGCGACGTCTTTCTCGACACGATCCCCGACTACACGTTGTTGGACGTGGCCCAGAACATTAAGCGTCTCGACTTCAACTTGCTGAAGCGTTCGCTCACGCGACACAGCAGCGGACTTTACCTGTTGCCGCGACCGGTGCAACTGCAGGAAGAAGCTCCGATCAGCCCGGACGATCTTTCCCGCGTGATCGGCCTGATGAAAGCGACGTTCACGCATTTGATTATCGATACGTCGAAGTCGTACTCGGCCCTCGACATGGTCGCCATGCAGGAAGCCAACGTCAACTTGATGACGATCCAGTTGGATTTGCCTTGCCTGCGTAACGTGGTCCGCTTGATGATGAGCTTCAGCGAGATCGACGGCCTGAAGGAAAAGACGAGAGTCATCGTCAACCGTGTCGGTTTGGACAACGGCGAGATCAGCCTGAAGAAGGCGCAGGAAACGATCGGCAGCGAGATCTACTGGCAGGTGCCCAACGAGTACCGCATTATGGTCGAAGTGCGTAACAACGGCGTGCCGCTGATCGAGCAAGCCCCTCGGGCCGGGATTACGCAGGCCCTCGTTGGCTTGGCCGAATCGCTTTCCGGCGACGGTTCCAAACGAAATGCCGGCGGAAAGTCGGGATTGGGCCGCTGGTTTGGTTTCCTCTCTTCGAAGGGGGAAAAGGCCGCAAAGCCGGAAGAATCTGAAGTTCCTGCGGCAGAATAAGTCTGCCGCATCAACGACTGTGGATTATCTCTTGCAATCCGCGAAGGTTATAGCGACCGCACGACCCGTGCGGTTTGCCAATTTCGAAACTTCCTTTCTCTCGCGCAAGTTTACGTGAGCTATGTTTTCAGGGACCGTTGCCTAGCCCACGCTTCGCGCGGCCCTGTCTTGTTTGGGTAGCTCACTGGAAGAGTCGACTCGCTGCACTGAAGCTGCGACCGACGATTCACCTCTGCGAAGCTGCCTGACGGCGAGACAAGTGTAAGCGGTAAGCGTGTCACAGGCAGCATTTCAGTAGACGAAGGAATCGGATCATGCGATCACCGGCAACGGATCCCAAAGCATCCAGCTCGAAACAGGCGGAATTCGAAAACCTGAAGCGTAAGATTCACGGCAAGCTCGTGGACAAGCTCGACCTTTCGAAGATCGGCGAGTTGGAGGGTGATGTCCTCAGACGAGAAATCCGTCTGGTGGTGGAACATTTGTGCGACACGGAAGAGACGTTGCTCAATCGCACTGAGCGAGAACGCTTGATCGAAGAGGTTCTCGACGAAACGTTTGGTCTGGGCCCACTCGAGTTGCTTCTGAAGGATCACGGGATCAGCGATATTCTGATCAACGGTCCTCAGCAGATCTACTGCGAAAAGGGCGGCAAGCTCGAACTCAGCAGCGTCAAGTTTCGCGACAACGAACACTTGCTACAAATCATTGACCGTATCGTATCGAAGGTAGGCCGGCGCGTCGACGAAACCTGCCCGATGGTCGACGCGCGTCTCCCCGACGGGTCTCGTTTCAACGCGATCATTCCGCCGCTTGCCCTTGATGGAGCGGCGGTTTCTATTCGTCGGTTCGGTTCCAATCCGCTGAAGTTGGAAGACCTGTTGAACTACAAAGCATTCACGCCAGAAATGGTGATGCTGCTGGAAGGGGCCATCAAAGCCCGACTGAACATTATCATCTCCGGCGGTACCGGTTCCGGTAAAACGACGCTGCTCAACACGCTCTCCAGCTTTATCAGTGGTGCCGAACGTATCGTCACGATTGAAGACGCGGCCGAACTTCAGCTGCAGCAGGAACACGTTGTCCGCTTGGAAACGCGTCCACCTAACGTGGAAGGCAAGGGGGGCGTGACGGCAACCGACCTGGTGAAAAACGCCCTGCGTATGCGTCCTGAACGAATCATCATCGGTGAGTGTCGTGGTGCCGAAACGCTTGACATGCTGCAAGCCATGAACACCGGTCACGAAGGTTCGATGACCACGATTCACTCGAATACCCCACGTGACGCCATCGCTCGTATCGAAACGCTCATTTCGATGTCCGGCTTCGAGTTGCCGATCAAAGCGATGCGTCAACAGATTGCCAGCGCGGTCGACTTGATCATTCAGGCCAACCGTCTGCAAGGTGGTCCGCGACGCGTGACGCACATCACCGAAGTGATCGGGATGGAGCAGGAAACGGTCGTCATGCAAGACATTTATCGTTACGAGCAATCTGGAATTGATGAAACCGGCCGTGCCCGCGGTCGCTTTATCTCGACCGGTGTTCGTCCCAACTTTATGGAACGTCTCGAATCGGCTGGCGTCCGCTTGCCGGCTAGTGCGTTCCGCGAACGAATGATGCTCGAAGACTAACACTCAAGCTGGATAGAGAAGCGATCATGTTGACGCTAGTAGTTCTCATTACGGTATTCGTCGGTGTCGCCACGTTGGTCGGCGCCGTAGCGATCGTGTTTCGCGGCGACGCCAACCCAGAAATTGAAAGCCGCCTGGAAATCCTTACCGGCCGCGGTAAATCGGACGGCGGGAAAGACGGGCAGCAGGGAAGTGGCATCACGCGAACTTCCGATAGCCATGATGGCGCCCTTGAAGAGTACATCGCCAAGTACTTCAACTTGCGATTGTTCCTCGATCAAGCTGCCATGGAGACGTCCG is a window of Bremerella sp. TYQ1 DNA encoding:
- a CDS encoding CpaF family protein, producing the protein MRSPATDPKASSSKQAEFENLKRKIHGKLVDKLDLSKIGELEGDVLRREIRLVVEHLCDTEETLLNRTERERLIEEVLDETFGLGPLELLLKDHGISDILINGPQQIYCEKGGKLELSSVKFRDNEHLLQIIDRIVSKVGRRVDETCPMVDARLPDGSRFNAIIPPLALDGAAVSIRRFGSNPLKLEDLLNYKAFTPEMVMLLEGAIKARLNIIISGGTGSGKTTLLNTLSSFISGAERIVTIEDAAELQLQQEHVVRLETRPPNVEGKGGVTATDLVKNALRMRPERIIIGECRGAETLDMLQAMNTGHEGSMTTIHSNTPRDAIARIETLISMSGFELPIKAMRQQIASAVDLIIQANRLQGGPRRVTHITEVIGMEQETVVMQDIYRYEQSGIDETGRARGRFISTGVRPNFMERLESAGVRLPASAFRERMMLED
- a CDS encoding type II and III secretion system protein family protein, which codes for MITKYRFARQLVTTAALLAIATLGGNVQAQNEAPGVNFEVASPNQRLEMIVNSSRIFTLDEKIPKAQVNNPELIRLTPLSPNKIQVSALKPGVTQVNLWAEDGSIFTVDVIVIGDGRELQMLLESEFPNASIKVRPLASSVVLSGFVDRPDAISRIVQMAEDYYPKVINNITVGGVQQVMLKVKLYEVSRTKLRTMGFDWAAFSGNDFIVQSVSGIISSAATGGGSIASNGADTVTFGIMGDNSSFFGFVEALRQNNLAKLLSEPTINAMSGRPASFLSGGEVPIQVASGLGTTSIEFKEFGTRVDVVPIVLGNGNIRLEVRPLVSEVDSSLAVDGTPGFRTRWVDTAVEMKSGQTFALAGLIQEKIETENRGLPYLADIPWAGAAFRRVQDRRNEVELLIIVTPELVGPLNPGEEPCAMPGTSTAPLNDTELYWRGYMEVPACGPGPYADGGMIGPTGPAIIEGEMIEQGTPLMEVPSPASTSAPRLEPGMQMRSVPTPSGPRTTPVSIQPNPGVRPSSGQSAAPVQPSGPMPGMIGPSGYDTLDF
- a CDS encoding response regulator, giving the protein MSNVLRVALVDPKDSSRESLKSTLLGMDIVWLEAECSRYEFFADVVGQTNPDIGIVSIDSDPDKAIRLIREVHENTPDCSILVISGSTDGQLILKAMRAGAKEFLTQPLSIEDLVSALERIGHHRFGKGDSKSRGCKVITVCGATGGVGSTSMAVNLGCILAAQEQNNVALIDLDLALGDSDVFLDTIPDYTLLDVAQNIKRLDFNLLKRSLTRHSSGLYLLPRPVQLQEEAPISPDDLSRVIGLMKATFTHLIIDTSKSYSALDMVAMQEANVNLMTIQLDLPCLRNVVRLMMSFSEIDGLKEKTRVIVNRVGLDNGEISLKKAQETIGSEIYWQVPNEYRIMVEVRNNGVPLIEQAPRAGITQALVGLAESLSGDGSKRNAGGKSGLGRWFGFLSSKGEKAAKPEESEVPAAE